A window of Gemmatimonadaceae bacterium genomic DNA:
AACTGCGCCAACCCCTTCTTCGCCTGGATCGCCGTGATCGCCGCCGTCAACGTCGTCTTCCCGTGGTCCACGTGCCCAATCGTCCCCACGTTCACATGCGGCTTCGTCCGCTCAAACTTTGCCTTGGCCATGGCTGCGTTCCTACGCTCGAAGTGGTTGTCGTCTAACGATACGAAACGGTCCGCCCGTGCGGGCCGCCTAACGGATGCCTGCTCCCGACTGCTACGCCTTCACCTTGCTGATGATCTCCTCTGCCTTGCTCTTCGGCACTTCCTCGTAATGGCTGAACTCCATCGAGTACACCGCCCGCCCCTGCGACGCCGAGCGCAGCGTGGTGGAGTAGCCGAACATCTCGGAGAGCGGCACGCTGGCGCCGATCACCTGTGCTTCCCCGCGCTGCGTCATGCCGCCGATGCGTCCGCGCCGCGCCGACAGGTCGCCTAAAATGTCGCCCATGTAGTCCGCAGGACACACGACCTCGACGTTCATGATCGGCTCGAGCAGCACCGGACTCGCTTTCTTCGCCGCATCCTTGAACGCCATCGAGCCCGCGATCTTGAACGCCATCTCGCTCGAGTCGACATCGTGGTACGAGCCGTAAATCAATTCCACTTTCACGTCGACCACCGGATAGCCGGCCATCACGCCATTCTCCATGGCTTCCTTGATGCCCTGTTCCACCGGTCCGATGTATTCGCGCGGGATCACGCCGCCCACGATCTTGTCCTCGAACACGAAGCCCGTGCCGGCCGTCGTCGGCTCCATGTTGATCACGACGTGGCCGTACTGTCCGCGTCCGCCCGTCTGCCGAATGAATTTCCCTTCGATCTTCTCGACGCGCCGGCGAATCGTCTCGCGATAGGCCACCTGCGGACGGCCGATGTTCGCGTCGACTTTGAACTCGCGCTGCATCCGGTCGACGATGATCTCGAGGTGCAGCTCGCCCATGCCGGAGATGATCGTCTGGCCCGTCTCGGCGTCCGAGTGCACGCGGAACGTCGGGTCTTCTTCGGCCAGCTTCTGGAGCGCGATGCCTAACTTGTCCTGGTCGGCCTTGGTCTTGGGCTCGATCGCGACGTCGATCACCGGCGCCGGGAACTTCATGGCCTCGAGCACCACGGGATGACTCTCGTCCGACAGCGTGTCGCCCGTGCGCGTGTCCTTGAGCCCGATCACCGCCGCGATGTCGCCGGCCCGCACTTCCTCGATCTCCTCGCGCTTGTTCGCGTGCATCTGCAGCAAGCGACCCACGCGTTCGCGGCGATCCTTGGTCGAGTTGTAGACGTACGATCCACCGCTCAGCACACCCGAATACACGCGGATGTACGTCAGCTTTCCAACGAACGGATCGGTGGCAATCTTGAACGCCAACGCCGAGAACTTCTCCTCGTCCGACACCGTGCGCTCCTCGAACGTCTCGTCGTGGTGCGGAACGTGTCCTTTGATCGCCTTGAGGTCGACCGGCGCCGGCAGATAGTCGATCACCGCATCCAGCAGTTGCTGCACCCCCTTGTTCTTGAACGACGCGCCGCAGAGCACGGGGACGAACTGCCCCGCGATCGTCGCCTTGCGGATGGCCTGCTGGATCTCGTCGAACGTCAGCTCCGCACCGCTCAGATATTTCTCGAGGAGCGTCTCATCGTGCTCGACGGCCGCTTCGATCGCGGCGTGCCGGGCTTCTGCGACGGCCGTGGCGTACTTCTCGGGCACCGGCTCTTCGATGTACGTCTTGCCTAACGTTGCTTCATCGAACACGATCGCCACGCGCCGCAGCACGTCGATGTGCCCAACGAAGAGCTCGCCCGTCCCGATCGGCAGTTGCAGCGGATACGCCTTCTGCGACAACCGCGAGCGAATCATCGACACGCAGCGGTCGAAGTCGGCGCCCACGCGGTCCATCTTGTTGGCGAACACGATGCGCGGCACGCCGTAGCGGTCCGCCTGACGCCACACCGTTTCCGTCTGCGGCTCAACCCCGGCCACCGAATCGAGCAGCGTCACCGCCCCGTCCAGCACGCGCAGCGACCGCTCCACTTCGACCGTGAAGTCGACGTGCCCCGGCGTGTCGATGATGTTGATGCGGTACTCGGTGCCGTTGCGGCGCCAGAAGCACGTGGTTGCGGCCGACGTGATCGTGATGCCGCGCTCCTGCTCCTGCTCCATCCAGTCCATGGTGGCTGCGCCATCATGGACTTCGCCGATTTTGTAGCTCTTGCCCGTGTAATACAGAATGCGCTCGGTCGTCGTCGTCTTCCCGGCATCGATGTGCGCCATGATGCCGATATTCCGATAGTGGTCGAGCGGTGTTGTGCGTGCCATGAGAATTCGCTATCGCTGCCGAAGGCTGAAGCGCGTGAAAATCCAGCAAAAAAACGGGTGGACCGGACGCCCCCTATAGGAGCCGGTATCCATCCGCTGCCGCCGGGTGCACTCGCCACTACTGCGCGGGTGGGGACCCAATGGCGCGCCGAGCTTCAATTTGCTCGGCGGTTCAGTTGTAGCCTAGAAAACATACCGTAGACGACGGCGATGTCAACGCCTGATCGCTACTCGAGACACACTCCCTTGAAATAAGAATCGAGATCAATCGCGAGCGGTGACGCGGCGCGGTCGGGCTGCCACATCAGCTCCCCTACTATGATCTCGGGGCCGTTGTCGTCCGGACCCCAGCGCTCGATGGGTCGAGCGGCAACATCAACGATCCAATATTCCGGCACGTGCTCGCGCTGAAACATCGCGAGTGCACCGCGCTGGTGTTCCCAGCTCGGCGCCGGAGTCACGAACAGTTCACCGTCGATGACTTCGTACCGCTTGCCGTCGTTCGGCAACGCGCGCACGCGCTCAGCGGTCCATTGGGTCGACGATACGGGCATGATCACACGGTAACGGCCTCGGCGGTATCTGAGCAACGCGCCATGCCGCCCACGATGCCACCGACGCCTTGGCGTACCGACGTCTTTTTTTTGCTGGTCGAATCGTTCTATCGCGCCATTGTTTCGTGCTGCGGTTCCCTTGGCGCCCGCATCAGGGAAATGATCTGCTCTGCTCGCGAAGCACCGCCAGGGTCCGACTTCCGAGCGTGAACAACGCCTGGAAAACCCCCTTCACACCGATCCTGTCTCCAGTCCTCGGCGCGCCATTGGACTGACTCACGACCGTGAGCGTTCCCGTGTTGTCCTGCACTTGATATGTGCCCAGCCCGAACGCTCCTGCAGACTCCTTTACAACTCCCTTGATCTGGACCGACTTGCCGTCGTAGCGGCCGGGGTCATCAAGTAACTGGCGAATGGGCGTGGTGCTCGCGCACCCCGCGAGCAGCAGAACGGCTGCGACGAACGCCAACGGCGAATTCAACCGGCGAAGACCGCGTCTCATTGTGGACATGTGCGATGCTCCGGTTCGAGGGATCTGCGTTTCGCACACGATTCGCCAATACCGCGCCACGACGCTCGCGCGAAGCCCAACCGCACCGCGCAGGGCGGACATCTGCCGTCTCTCCGTCTCGTGTCCGCGCGGCCCAGCTCGTGGAGTCGCAGATCGAGCTCGTATTCACCGAAAGCGTAAATCGTGCTGGCGGCCGGACCAGTTTCCATGCGCGCGACGATCGGGGCGGTCGACGCCGCACGAGATGCATGAGCCCGGTCGATTGGCGTAGTCCGAGTCTGCTACGGTCGGCTCTCCAGCGCCCGGCTGCGCCATCTGTTGCGATTGCGACGCCGACCGACCGTCAGCGAGTCGGCGCCGCGCACGATCACGGACGATCCTCGCGGACCGCTCGCCCAACGACGACAGTGATGTTGTCCGTGCCGCCGCCGTCCAGCGCGTCCTGCAACAGCGCCTCGCACGCGGCCCGCGCCGACGTCATCGTGCGCAGCCTCTCGGCGATGCGCTCGTCCGACACATGCTTCGTGAGGCCGTCGCTGCACAGCAGATGCACCTGCTTCCAGTCCGAGCGCAGACGCGTCACCACCGGCTCCGCCTGCTGCCCGCCGATCGCGCTCGACAACATGTTGGCTAACGGAGACCGAGCCGCCGACGCACGCGTGAGCAGTCCCTGGCGGGCCAACTCTTCCGCTACCGTCTGATCGCGGCTCACCTGGGTGAGCTCGCCGTGATGGTACAGGTAGTACCGCGAGTCACCCACCTGCAGGAGATAGATCCAGGGCCACACGCCGATCCAGAGCGTCAGCGTCGTCGCCATGCCCTGCATGTCAGGATACGCGTGCGCATGCTCCAGCACGCGCTCGTGACTCTTGAGCGCCGCCGCCTGCAGCATGTCGGTGAAATCGTCGGCCTGCGAATTGTACTCGTAGTAGCATCGCGTGCTCTGCGCGACGTACATGGTCACCTGCTCGAGCGCGAGGCGACTCGCCTCTTCGCCTGCCGCGCGTCCACCCACACCGTCGGCTATCATCGCCAGAAACCCGATGCGCTCGTCGCATGCACGCAGTTGTTCGGCGGCTGGCAGCGACGACGCCAGGATCTCGAGTCGCTTGTGCAGCGACCCGAGCAGAAAGTGATCCTGGTTCGATTTGCGGACCTTGCCGGGGTGAGTGAGTCCCCAGACATCGATTTCGTCGTCGCGCGGTTTGCGCGACGTCACCGGATCGGCTGCGGTGGCCGTGGACATGAGGCCCTCACGACTTGCGAAGACAACGCGCGACGCCGGCCGGCGTCGCCGAGGCCTGCGCCTCGTCCTCGATCCTATCGCCGCACCCAGCGACTTCGCAACTCGTTTGACCCCCCGGCGGTGGTGGTCACACCGACACTTTGCCTTTCGTCTCGCGTAATATGAAAGGACATGTACGCGACTTGCCTCTTCTGCAATAAGGCGCTGGGCGCCAACGAAACGCTGGAGACGTTCCCGGTCGGCAAGCGTCTCGCGTTCGATGCCGCCAAGGGACGCCTCTGGGTGGTCTGCCCGCATTGCGAGCGCTGGAATCTCTCGCCGCTCGAGGAGCGGTGGGAGGCGATCGAGACGGCCGAGCGGCTCTTTCGTGATACGCGGCGACGTGTGTCGACCGACAACATCGGCCTCGCCAAGCTGCGCGATGGCACGACGCTGGTTCGCATCGGCCAGCCGTTGAGGCCGGAATTCGCGGCGTGGCGTTACGGCGATCAGTTCGGGCGGCGTCGGCGTCGCCAGCTGCTCCTTGCCGGAGGCGGCGTGGTGGCCGTGGGCGGGATCATGGCGCTCGGCGCGTACGCCGGGGTGATCGGCGCGTTTGGGTGGTTGGCCGCGCGCGCGGGCGCCATTGCCGTAAACGGCAATCCGGAAACGGTGGTGGCGCAGATCCAGACATCACAAGCGGGCCTGGTCCACGTTCGGCGACGCCACCTGGGAG
This region includes:
- a CDS encoding GTP-binding protein, with the translated sequence MAKAKFERTKPHVNVGTIGHVDHGKTTLTAAITAIQAKKGLAQ
- the fusA gene encoding elongation factor G, whose amino-acid sequence is MARTTPLDHYRNIGIMAHIDAGKTTTTERILYYTGKSYKIGEVHDGAATMDWMEQEQERGITITSAATTCFWRRNGTEYRINIIDTPGHVDFTVEVERSLRVLDGAVTLLDSVAGVEPQTETVWRQADRYGVPRIVFANKMDRVGADFDRCVSMIRSRLSQKAYPLQLPIGTGELFVGHIDVLRRVAIVFDEATLGKTYIEEPVPEKYATAVAEARHAAIEAAVEHDETLLEKYLSGAELTFDEIQQAIRKATIAGQFVPVLCGASFKNKGVQQLLDAVIDYLPAPVDLKAIKGHVPHHDETFEERTVSDEEKFSALAFKIATDPFVGKLTYIRVYSGVLSGGSYVYNSTKDRRERVGRLLQMHANKREEIEEVRAGDIAAVIGLKDTRTGDTLSDESHPVVLEAMKFPAPVIDVAIEPKTKADQDKLGIALQKLAEEDPTFRVHSDAETGQTIISGMGELHLEIIVDRMQREFKVDANIGRPQVAYRETIRRRVEKIEGKFIRQTGGRGQYGHVVINMEPTTAGTGFVFEDKIVGGVIPREYIGPVEQGIKEAMENGVMAGYPVVDVKVELIYGSYHDVDSSEMAFKIAGSMAFKDAAKKASPVLLEPIMNVEVVCPADYMGDILGDLSARRGRIGGMTQRGEAQVIGASVPLSEMFGYSTTLRSASQGRAVYSMEFSHYEEVPKSKAEEIISKVKA
- a CDS encoding protein phosphatase 2C domain-containing protein; this translates as MSTATAADPVTSRKPRDDEIDVWGLTHPGKVRKSNQDHFLLGSLHKRLEILASSLPAAEQLRACDERIGFLAMIADGVGGRAAGEEASRLALEQVTMYVAQSTRCYYEYNSQADDFTDMLQAAALKSHERVLEHAHAYPDMQGMATTLTLWIGVWPWIYLLQVGDSRYYLYHHGELTQVSRDQTVAEELARQGLLTRASAARSPLANMLSSAIGGQQAEPVVTRLRSDWKQVHLLCSDGLTKHVSDERIAERLRTMTSARAACEALLQDALDGGGTDNITVVVGRAVREDRP